Proteins co-encoded in one Arachis stenosperma cultivar V10309 chromosome 7, arast.V10309.gnm1.PFL2, whole genome shotgun sequence genomic window:
- the LOC130941786 gene encoding 30S ribosomal protein S31, chloroplastic-like, which translates to MSMATKLLPTLRVSPQPNKSLSPSMPSSSNSLSFSIISPTLPTTYCGRGDRKTAKGKRFAHSFGNARPRDKKGRGPAKPPVPPSPPKKDRFTDDLMKIDRCHH; encoded by the exons atgTCAATGGCGACGAAGCTATTACCAACACTTAGGGTTTCTCCACAACCAAACAAAAGTCTCTCCCCTTCCATGCCAAGCTCTTCCAATTCGCTCTCTTTCTCTATCATTTCTCCAACACTACCTACAA CTTACTGCGGCAGAGGTGATCGAAAAACAGCCAAAGGAAAACGCTTTGCTCACTCTTTTGGAAAT GCAAGACCAAGGGATAAGAAGGGGAGAGGACCAGCGAAGCCCCCTGTGCCACCGAGTCCACCGAAGAAGGATCGCTTCACTGATGATTTGATGAAGATAGATCGCTGCCACCACTGA